In Engraulis encrasicolus isolate BLACKSEA-1 chromosome 24, IST_EnEncr_1.0, whole genome shotgun sequence, a single genomic region encodes these proteins:
- the si:dkey-187a12.4 gene encoding uncharacterized protein si:dkey-187a12.4: MEQNNANSQNWSVQQQRRVEGLVNKHMADIALETLQHRLSLVSEEMNHLSNELSRRDDVLKRAEDVPRRSDLNFNVEPPLADAYTSSSTGGAGEKLLPTVSNAETAAQRKIISLLVEIKEEQQRQWVVLKELQAKVQGQAPCEEEEEEALDLDLPLRTMEQLDQAERQLEDAAAQKRMVSHLSRMGGATVDDAVRRLMQAVLSFAVGSELNWVGRGQKRSFRNTRLQGVLFRALKKTPVGREATHHQFADVVKKWLRFAPFRQGGTGRRHHSNKPAAEYTTCPPFTTATETDTLSHHHNHNHDHINPEAKELKLF; encoded by the exons ATGGAGCAAAACAACGCCAACAGCCAAAACTGGTCAGTGCAGCAGCAGCGGCGTGTCGAAGGACTGGTAAATAAACACATGGCAGACATAGCATTAGAGACGCTCCAACACAGGCTTTCTCTCGTGTCCGAGGAGATGAACCACTTATCAAACGAGCTTTCAAGGCGCGACGATGTCCTGAAACGGGCGGAGGATGTCCCACGTCGCTCAGACCTAAATTTCAATGTGGAGCCTCCTCTGGCTGACGCCTACACGAGTTCTAGCACAGGGGGCGCAGGAGAAAAGTTACTACCGACTGTCTCCAACGCAG AAACAGCAGCGCAGCGAAAAATCATCAGTCTTTTGGTGGAGATCAAGGAGGAGCAGCAGCGGCAATGGGTTGTGCTGAAGGAGCTGCAGGCTAAAGTTCAAGGGCAGGCGCcgtgtgaagaggaggaggaggaggcgctggACTTGGACCTGCCGCTCCGCACCATGGAACAGCTGGATCAGGCAGAGAGACAACTGGAGGACGCTGCGGCTCAAAAGAGAATG GTGTCGCACCTGTCTCGGATGGGCGGGGCCACGGTGGACGACGCGGTGCGGCGTCTGATGCAGGCGGTGCTGTCCTTCGCCGTGGGCTCCGAGCTCAACTGGGTCGGCCGCGGACAGAAGAGGAGCTTCCGGAACACCCGACTACAGGGCGTGCTCTTCC gtGCTTTGAAGAAGACGCCGGTGGGGAGGGAGGCGACGCATCACCAGTTTGCCGACGTGGTGAAGAAGTGGCTTCGGTTCGCTCCCTTCCGGCAGGGCGGCACGGGCCGACGACACCATAGCAACAAGCCCGCAGCGGAGTACACAACATGTCCCCCGTTCACCACGGCAACCGAGACAGACACCCTcagccaccaccacaaccacaaccatgaCCACATCAACCCAGAGGCCAAAGAATTAAAGCTATTTTAA